Proteins encoded by one window of Bufo bufo unplaced genomic scaffold, aBufBuf1.1, whole genome shotgun sequence:
- the LOC120984299 gene encoding protein kinase C delta type-like, whose protein sequence is MITTSHKYQRGLFTSSSKEAKNIIKKLLREDPTRRLGVNGNIRAHRFFQCIDWDSVEALRMRPPHISKPPNNIQRGSRPFNLQILEAAESSNSAFSANHQALFTGFSFTNISWKTPEHPPAL, encoded by the exons ATGATTACCACCAGCCACAAATACCAGCGAGGACTATTCACTTCCTCCAGCAAAGAGGCGAAGAACATCATTAAAAAG CTCCTCCGGGAAGATCCTACCAGGCGTCTCGGAGTCAATGGCAACATCAGAGCCCACAGGTTTTTCCAGTGTATTGACTGGGACTCGGTGGAAGCCCTTAGGATGCGTCCACCACACATTTCTAAACCA CCAAACAACATCCAGCGTGGCTCAAGACCATTCAATCTCCAAATACTGGAAGCAGCAGAGTCTAGCAACTCGGCCTTTTCAGCAAACCACCAGGCCTTATTCACAGGGTTTTCCTTTACCAACATCAGCTGGAAAACCCCGgaacatccaccagctctttaA